In the Solanum pennellii chromosome 5, SPENNV200 genome, one interval contains:
- the LOC107020657 gene encoding pentatricopeptide repeat-containing protein At5g57250, mitochondrial isoform X1 yields the protein MIFSKISNIRPFSLSLVSLLKSGFTPTATHFNQFLFFLSKSKRFKLIIHLVKSNQFKGDSKTRRIFIQALVKEDKYDEAVQCLKEKNTQMEKRLFDSLIQPLCKRNPEKALSILQDCSVSNGVLLSSYTFSSLIYCLCSQGKMDEAIQVLDLMNNEKNKYPFDNFVCSCVISGFLSVGKAELAVKFFENAVSLGYLEPNVVTCTGLLSAYCRLGRIDEVSDLLARMQIYGLELDVVFYSNWIYGYFREGAIEEALCRHSEMVCRRIELDTISYTILIDGFSKEGHVEKAVGFLYAMRKRGLQPNLVTLTAVILGFCKKGKLSEAFAVFKIVEDLQIEADEFIYAVLIDGVCRKGDIERAFELLGEMEKKGIKPSVVTYNTIINGLCKVGRMIEADDVSKGIPGDIITYSTLLHGYMQEENVAGMLETKNRVEAADVSLDVTMCNLLIKGLFMMGLFEDALAMYKKILDMGLTSNYVTYCTMIEGYSKVGMLDEALEIFDEFRKASITSAACYNCTIQGLCENDMPDMAVEVFVELIDRGLPLSTRIYMILIKKIFGVKGAGGVVDLFQRLGRTEHENFGLLCNDAVSFLCNKGLSEAAFDLLMVIQSNGFVLSKNSYYLIMRSLLYGGKTFLTGLLLTTFIKNYGMLELREKEILVYFLCIKNVETAVRFLATMKGDVSAVTFPAIILRTLTKGGRYLDAFDLVMGAGDKLPLLDVVDYSIVIDGLCRGGHIDRALDLCNFAKIKGISFNIITYNSVINGLCRQGCVVEAFRLFDSLEKNNIVPSEITYGILINTLSKEGLLEDATRLFEEMSLKDLRPNTHIYNSLIDGCSKSGQVQETLKLLLDLQAKGLTPDEFTIGAVLNSYCQKGDMEGALGFFSEFKMRGTLPDFLGFMYLVRGLCDKGRMEESRCILREMFQSKSVIDLLDRVESEIETESIRSFLSLLCEQGSVQEAVNILNEVVTMFFPVREKRVDSKDSSCKYKIDIDSRSCESRKLVKASNNCHSQDTQIAQFLDFNSYYSSIALLCAKGEYDNANEVAKIVTGFT from the coding sequence ATGATTTTCTCTAAGATTTCTAACATTAGACCATTTTCTCTCTCCCTTGTTTCTCTATTGAAGAGTGGTTTCACTCCCACCGCTACTCACTTCAATCaattcctcttcttcctttctAAATCCAAAAGATTCAAACTAATCATACATTTGGTGAAATCAAACCAATTCAAAGGAGATTCCAAGACACGCAGAATTTTCATACAAGCGCTTGTCAAAGAGGATAAATATGATGAGGCAGTTCAGTGCTTGAAGGAGAAGAATACCCAGATGGAGAAACGCTTATTTGATTCATTAATTCAACCCCTCTGTAAAAGAAACCCCGAGAAGGCGCTTTCTATACTGCAGGATTGCTCAGTGAGTAATGGTGTTTTGCTTTCTTCGTACACTTTTTCTTCATTGATTTACTGTCTATGTAGTCAGGGAAAGATGGATGAGGCAATTCAAGTGTTAGATTTGATGaacaatgagaaaaataaatacccATTTGATAATTTTGTATGTAGTTGTGTGATTTCTGGGTTTTTGAGTGTTGGAAAGGCTGAACTTGCGGTTAAGTTCTTTGAGAATGCTGTGAGTTTAGGTTATTTGGAGCCCAATGTTGTTACTTGTACAGGACTATTAAGTGCTTATTGTAGGTTAGGAAGAATCGATGAGGTTTCGGATTTACTTGCTAGGATGCAGATATATGGATTAGAATTAGATGTTGTGTTTTACAGTAACTGGATTTATGGGTATTTTAGAGAAGGAGCAATTGAAGAGGCACTCTGCAGACACAGTGAGATGGTGTGTAGGAGAATTGAGTTAGATACAATAAGCTATACAATACTTATTGATGGGTTTTCAAAGGAGGGGCATGTGGAGAAAGCAGTTGGTTTCCTATACGCAATGAGAAAACGTGGTCTGCAACCTAATTTGGTTACTCTTACAGCAGTGATATTAggattttgcaagaaagggaaactgAGTGAGGCGTTTGCAGTGTTTAAGATAGTTGAAGATTTGCAGATTGAAGCGGATGAGTTTATCTATGCAGTGTTAATTGATGGTGTGTGCAGGAAGGGTGATATAGAACGCGCATTTGAGTTGCTTGGTGAAATGGAGAAGAAAGGCATAAAACCTAGTGTTGTCACGTACAACACCATTATTAATGGATTGTGCAAAGTAGGGAGGATGATTGAGGCAGATGATGTGTCTAAGGGAATCCCTGGAGATATTATCACATATAGTACGTTGTTACATGGTTATATGCAAGAAGAAAATGTCGCAGGAATGCTAGAAACAAAAAATCGAGTTGAAGCAGCTGATGTTTCTCTGGATGTTACTATGTGCAACTTGCTTATAAAAGGCCTATTTATGATGGGATTGTTTGAGGATGCTCTTGCCatgtataagaaaatattagacATGGGCTTGACTTCCAATTATGTTACTTACTGTACAATGATTGAAGGTTACTCTAAAGTAGGAATGCTAGATGAGGCACTTGagatatttgatgaatttcggAAGGCATCTATAACTTCAGCTGCATGTTACAATTGCACCATTCAGGGGCTTTGTGAGAATGACATGCCGGACATGGCAGTTGAAGTATTTGTTGAACTAATAGATCGAGGTCTGCCTTTAAGTACAAGGATCTATATGATATTGATCAAAAAGATCTTTGGAGTTAAGGGTGCTGGTGGAGTTGTAGATTTGTTTCAGAGATTGGGAAGAACTGAGCATGAAAATTTTGGTTTATTGTGTAACGATGCTGTCTCTTTCCTGTGCAACAAAGGATTATCAGAGGCTGCATTCGATCTATTAATGGTGATCCAAAGTAATGGTTTTGTACTAAGCAAGAACTCTTACTATCTTATAATGAGATCTCTTCTCTATGGTGGCAAAACCTTTTTGACTGGCCTCCTTTTGACaacattcataaaaaattatgggATGCTTGAGCTTAGAGAAAAGGAGATACTTGTGTACTTTCTTTGCATTAAAAATGTAGAAACAGCAGTTCGGTTTCTTGCTACTATGAAAGGTGACGTATCTGCGGTAACTTTTCCTGCTATAATTTTGAGGACACTGACAAAAGGTGGCCGATATCTGGATGCTTTTGACCTTGTTATGGGAGCGGGAGATAAGCTACCACTCTTGGATGTGGTTGACTACTCAATTGTTATTGACGGCCTTTGCAGAGGAGGACATATTGACAGGGCATTAGATCTCTGTAATTTTGCCAAGATTAAAGGAATTTCTTTCAATATTATAACCTATAACTCAGTTATCAATGGGTTGTGTCGTCAAGGGTGCGTGGTTGAAGCTTTTCGGTTATTCGATTCATTAGAAAAGAATAATATAGTTCCTTCTGAAATCACATATGGTATACTCATTAACACTTTATCAAAAGAAGGTCTTTTAGAAGATGCGACGAGGTTGTTTGAGGAAATGTCCCTGAAGGATCTTAGACCGAATACTCACATATACAATTCATTAATTGATGGATGCAGCAAGTCAGGTCAAGTCCAGGAAACTTTGAAGCTTCTTCTTGATTTGCAAGCTAAAGGCCTAACTCCAGATGAATTCACTATCGGTGCGGTACTTAACAGCTATTGTCAGAAGGGTGACATGGAGGGAGCTCTTGGGTTCTTTTCTGAGTTCAAAATGAGAGGTACACTTCCTGATTTCTTGGGTTTCATGTACTTGGTGAGAGGCTTATGTGATAAAGGGAGGATGGAAGAATCTCGATGCATTTTGAGGGAGATGTTTCAATCAAAATCTGTCATTGATCTTCTTGATAGAGTTGAAAGTGAAATTGAAACAGAGTCAATTAGAAGTTTTCTTTCTCTGTTGTGTGAGCAAGGAAGCGTCCAAGAGGCAGTTAATATTCTCAATGAAGTGGTGACCATGTTTTTCCCTGTTAGAGAGAAGAGAGTCGATTCTAAAGACTCATCCTGCAAATACAAAATAGATATAGACTCCAGGTCATGTGAGAGTCGGAAATTGGTGAAGGCATCAAACAACTGTCATAGTCAAGACACTCAAATAGCGCAGTTCCTCGACTTCAATTCTTATTATTCTAGTATTGCTTTATTGTGTGCAAAAGGGGAGTATGATAATGCTAATGAAGTGGCAAAAATTGTTACTGGTTTCACGTAG
- the LOC107020657 gene encoding pentatricopeptide repeat-containing protein At5g57250, mitochondrial isoform X2 translates to MEKRLFDSLIQPLCKRNPEKALSILQDCSVSNGVLLSSYTFSSLIYCLCSQGKMDEAIQVLDLMNNEKNKYPFDNFVCSCVISGFLSVGKAELAVKFFENAVSLGYLEPNVVTCTGLLSAYCRLGRIDEVSDLLARMQIYGLELDVVFYSNWIYGYFREGAIEEALCRHSEMVCRRIELDTISYTILIDGFSKEGHVEKAVGFLYAMRKRGLQPNLVTLTAVILGFCKKGKLSEAFAVFKIVEDLQIEADEFIYAVLIDGVCRKGDIERAFELLGEMEKKGIKPSVVTYNTIINGLCKVGRMIEADDVSKGIPGDIITYSTLLHGYMQEENVAGMLETKNRVEAADVSLDVTMCNLLIKGLFMMGLFEDALAMYKKILDMGLTSNYVTYCTMIEGYSKVGMLDEALEIFDEFRKASITSAACYNCTIQGLCENDMPDMAVEVFVELIDRGLPLSTRIYMILIKKIFGVKGAGGVVDLFQRLGRTEHENFGLLCNDAVSFLCNKGLSEAAFDLLMVIQSNGFVLSKNSYYLIMRSLLYGGKTFLTGLLLTTFIKNYGMLELREKEILVYFLCIKNVETAVRFLATMKGDVSAVTFPAIILRTLTKGGRYLDAFDLVMGAGDKLPLLDVVDYSIVIDGLCRGGHIDRALDLCNFAKIKGISFNIITYNSVINGLCRQGCVVEAFRLFDSLEKNNIVPSEITYGILINTLSKEGLLEDATRLFEEMSLKDLRPNTHIYNSLIDGCSKSGQVQETLKLLLDLQAKGLTPDEFTIGAVLNSYCQKGDMEGALGFFSEFKMRGTLPDFLGFMYLVRGLCDKGRMEESRCILREMFQSKSVIDLLDRVESEIETESIRSFLSLLCEQGSVQEAVNILNEVVTMFFPVREKRVDSKDSSCKYKIDIDSRSCESRKLVKASNNCHSQDTQIAQFLDFNSYYSSIALLCAKGEYDNANEVAKIVTGFT, encoded by the coding sequence ATGGAGAAACGCTTATTTGATTCATTAATTCAACCCCTCTGTAAAAGAAACCCCGAGAAGGCGCTTTCTATACTGCAGGATTGCTCAGTGAGTAATGGTGTTTTGCTTTCTTCGTACACTTTTTCTTCATTGATTTACTGTCTATGTAGTCAGGGAAAGATGGATGAGGCAATTCAAGTGTTAGATTTGATGaacaatgagaaaaataaatacccATTTGATAATTTTGTATGTAGTTGTGTGATTTCTGGGTTTTTGAGTGTTGGAAAGGCTGAACTTGCGGTTAAGTTCTTTGAGAATGCTGTGAGTTTAGGTTATTTGGAGCCCAATGTTGTTACTTGTACAGGACTATTAAGTGCTTATTGTAGGTTAGGAAGAATCGATGAGGTTTCGGATTTACTTGCTAGGATGCAGATATATGGATTAGAATTAGATGTTGTGTTTTACAGTAACTGGATTTATGGGTATTTTAGAGAAGGAGCAATTGAAGAGGCACTCTGCAGACACAGTGAGATGGTGTGTAGGAGAATTGAGTTAGATACAATAAGCTATACAATACTTATTGATGGGTTTTCAAAGGAGGGGCATGTGGAGAAAGCAGTTGGTTTCCTATACGCAATGAGAAAACGTGGTCTGCAACCTAATTTGGTTACTCTTACAGCAGTGATATTAggattttgcaagaaagggaaactgAGTGAGGCGTTTGCAGTGTTTAAGATAGTTGAAGATTTGCAGATTGAAGCGGATGAGTTTATCTATGCAGTGTTAATTGATGGTGTGTGCAGGAAGGGTGATATAGAACGCGCATTTGAGTTGCTTGGTGAAATGGAGAAGAAAGGCATAAAACCTAGTGTTGTCACGTACAACACCATTATTAATGGATTGTGCAAAGTAGGGAGGATGATTGAGGCAGATGATGTGTCTAAGGGAATCCCTGGAGATATTATCACATATAGTACGTTGTTACATGGTTATATGCAAGAAGAAAATGTCGCAGGAATGCTAGAAACAAAAAATCGAGTTGAAGCAGCTGATGTTTCTCTGGATGTTACTATGTGCAACTTGCTTATAAAAGGCCTATTTATGATGGGATTGTTTGAGGATGCTCTTGCCatgtataagaaaatattagacATGGGCTTGACTTCCAATTATGTTACTTACTGTACAATGATTGAAGGTTACTCTAAAGTAGGAATGCTAGATGAGGCACTTGagatatttgatgaatttcggAAGGCATCTATAACTTCAGCTGCATGTTACAATTGCACCATTCAGGGGCTTTGTGAGAATGACATGCCGGACATGGCAGTTGAAGTATTTGTTGAACTAATAGATCGAGGTCTGCCTTTAAGTACAAGGATCTATATGATATTGATCAAAAAGATCTTTGGAGTTAAGGGTGCTGGTGGAGTTGTAGATTTGTTTCAGAGATTGGGAAGAACTGAGCATGAAAATTTTGGTTTATTGTGTAACGATGCTGTCTCTTTCCTGTGCAACAAAGGATTATCAGAGGCTGCATTCGATCTATTAATGGTGATCCAAAGTAATGGTTTTGTACTAAGCAAGAACTCTTACTATCTTATAATGAGATCTCTTCTCTATGGTGGCAAAACCTTTTTGACTGGCCTCCTTTTGACaacattcataaaaaattatgggATGCTTGAGCTTAGAGAAAAGGAGATACTTGTGTACTTTCTTTGCATTAAAAATGTAGAAACAGCAGTTCGGTTTCTTGCTACTATGAAAGGTGACGTATCTGCGGTAACTTTTCCTGCTATAATTTTGAGGACACTGACAAAAGGTGGCCGATATCTGGATGCTTTTGACCTTGTTATGGGAGCGGGAGATAAGCTACCACTCTTGGATGTGGTTGACTACTCAATTGTTATTGACGGCCTTTGCAGAGGAGGACATATTGACAGGGCATTAGATCTCTGTAATTTTGCCAAGATTAAAGGAATTTCTTTCAATATTATAACCTATAACTCAGTTATCAATGGGTTGTGTCGTCAAGGGTGCGTGGTTGAAGCTTTTCGGTTATTCGATTCATTAGAAAAGAATAATATAGTTCCTTCTGAAATCACATATGGTATACTCATTAACACTTTATCAAAAGAAGGTCTTTTAGAAGATGCGACGAGGTTGTTTGAGGAAATGTCCCTGAAGGATCTTAGACCGAATACTCACATATACAATTCATTAATTGATGGATGCAGCAAGTCAGGTCAAGTCCAGGAAACTTTGAAGCTTCTTCTTGATTTGCAAGCTAAAGGCCTAACTCCAGATGAATTCACTATCGGTGCGGTACTTAACAGCTATTGTCAGAAGGGTGACATGGAGGGAGCTCTTGGGTTCTTTTCTGAGTTCAAAATGAGAGGTACACTTCCTGATTTCTTGGGTTTCATGTACTTGGTGAGAGGCTTATGTGATAAAGGGAGGATGGAAGAATCTCGATGCATTTTGAGGGAGATGTTTCAATCAAAATCTGTCATTGATCTTCTTGATAGAGTTGAAAGTGAAATTGAAACAGAGTCAATTAGAAGTTTTCTTTCTCTGTTGTGTGAGCAAGGAAGCGTCCAAGAGGCAGTTAATATTCTCAATGAAGTGGTGACCATGTTTTTCCCTGTTAGAGAGAAGAGAGTCGATTCTAAAGACTCATCCTGCAAATACAAAATAGATATAGACTCCAGGTCATGTGAGAGTCGGAAATTGGTGAAGGCATCAAACAACTGTCATAGTCAAGACACTCAAATAGCGCAGTTCCTCGACTTCAATTCTTATTATTCTAGTATTGCTTTATTGTGTGCAAAAGGGGAGTATGATAATGCTAATGAAGTGGCAAAAATTGTTACTGGTTTCACGTAG
- the LOC107019966 gene encoding uncharacterized protein LOC107019966 — translation MISGWSRDGRKGIGLGFDCGVEMMEETELEEGEAYSYDNYKKNDSTIDPDVSLSYLDEKLYNVLGHFQSDFEGEVSAENLGSRFGGYGSFLPTYQISPSWSHPRTPQEANKNSRQVSPNNLLPEGGRQTTLGSSSTSLSGRFAASSARSAAVSALIPPLKRVD, via the exons ATGATTTCTGGTTGGAGTAGAGATGGAAGGAAGGGGATAGGTTTAGGGTTTGATTGTGGAGTAGAAATGATGGAGGAAACTGAGCTTGAAGAAGGAGAGGCTTACAGTTATGATAATTATAAGAAGAATGATTCAACCATTGACCCTGATGTTTCTCTATCTTACCTT GATGAGAAACTTTACAATGTTTTGGGACATTTTCAAAGCGATTTTGAAGGTGAAGTTTCAGCTGAGAATCTGG GGTCGAGATTTGGCGGGTATGGTTCATTTTTACCTACTTATCAGATTTCTCCTTCTTGGTCTCATCCGAGGACTCCACAAGAGGCCAACAAAAATAGCAGACAAGTATCACCAAACAATCTGCTCCCTGAG GGTGGTCGACAAACCACGTTAGGATCTTCAAGCACTTCTCTGTCAGGAAGGTTTGCAGCATCTTCTGCCCGTTCAGCAGCAGTATCTGCACTTATCCCCCCTCTCAAACGAGTTGATTAG